One stretch of Actinomycetota bacterium DNA includes these proteins:
- the rpsF gene encoding 30S ribosomal protein S6: protein MKAYELMVIIDPALEDEPRAAALEKVQGLVTAPGGTVDSVDEWGKRKLAFEIGGKTEGDYTVIQFHGTPEIVAEMDRVLHITDFVVRYMLLRREDLE, encoded by the coding sequence ATGAAGGCTTACGAACTCATGGTCATCATCGACCCCGCGCTCGAGGACGAGCCGCGCGCCGCCGCCTTGGAGAAGGTCCAGGGCCTGGTCACGGCGCCGGGGGGAACGGTGGACTCCGTCGACGAATGGGGCAAGCGCAAGCTCGCCTTCGAGATCGGCGGCAAGACCGAGGGTGACTACACGGTCATCCAGTTCCATGGCACCCCCGAGATCGTCGCCGAGATGGACCGCGTCCTGCACATCACCGATTTCGTGGTCCGCTACATGTTGCTGCGCCGCGAGGACCTCGAGTAG